The DNA region GGCGACGGCGGGCCGCCGCGTGCCGCTGCGCCGCATCCTTGGCGCACCCACCGTCACCGCGATCGCCGCCCTGTGCCGCGAGATCCAGCAGGAGGAGCAGAAATGAACGACCCATGGCTGACCGTGCCGGGCGAGCAGCCGCAGGGCGCCGCCACTGGCACCCTCGCCGTCTGCTTCGCACCCACCGGTGCCCACGGCTCGACGTTCGCGAGCTGGCGAGGCCTGCTTCCCGAGGACACCACCCTCGCGTTCGTCGCACCGCCCGGCCGCGGCACCCGCGTCGACGAGGAGCCCGTCACCGACATGGCCGCCTACGCCGACGCGGTGGCGGCCGGGATACGTGAACTGCTGGGCGGGCGGCGGCTGGTGCTGATCGGTGTCAGCCTCGGCGCCCTGCTGGCGTACGAGACCTGCCGCCGGCTGCTCGACGCCGGTGTGCCCGTCGCGCGCCTGTGCGCCGTGGCCGGACAGTGCCCCGGCGACTTCCACGGCCGCGGCGAGGACGTGACCGTCGAGGACGCCCGCGCCTTCGTCGCCGGGACCGGACTGACCGACCCGGAGCTGCTGGCGGACCCCGAGTTCGAGGAGGTGCTGCTGCCTCCCGTCATCGCCGATCTGCGGCTGGCCGCCGGGTACGACGGCCGGCGGGGAGCCGTACCACAGGTCGAGTTGCGTGCGGTGTGGGCCACCGACGACCCGCACGTGCCCGAGGTCACCGTGCGCCGCTGGGCCGAATGGACCCGGGGCGAATGCACCCTGAAATCCGTCGAGGGCGGTCACTACGCCCATCAGGAGAATCCGGCCGCGGTCATCTCCGCCTGCCTCGACGGACTCCCCGGAACCCGGCCGTCACGGCGTTCCGTGCTCGGTGCCGGGGCGACGGCCGTCGCGTCCACGGTGCTGGGCCTCGGCGCGGTGGCATCGGCGTCACCCGCGGCGCGGGCCGACGCGCCGACGGGGACGGGCGGCGTCTCCTTCGACGGCGATCCCACCGACCCCGTGGCCCTGGCCGTCGCCATGATCCGCCAGAACACCAGCAACCCCGGCGACGGCGCGGTCACCCTGCCGCTCGCCCGGATGCTCCAGGGCATCTTCCGGGACGCCGGGGTCGGCACCGAGATCGTGCCCACTCCGAAGGACGGCAACGTCCACTTCTTCGCCCGCGTACCCGGCAGCGGACCGGCCACGAAGAAGCCCCTGGTCCTGCTCGGCCACTCCGATGTGGTGCCCGCCATCGGCGACAGGTGGGAGACGGACCCCTTCGCCGCAGAGATCAAGGACGGCAAGCTGTACGGCCGAGGCTCGCTGGACATGAAGGGCGTCAACGCCGCCTTCGTCGCCGCTCTGCTGCGCCATGTCCGCGAGGGAGCGGCCTTCGACCGCGACATCGTCTTCTGGTCCGACTGCGACGAGGAACAGGGCCCCTACGGCGTGCGCTGGTTCCTCACGGAACACCCCGGCAAGGTGGCGGCGGGCGCGGTCGTCACCGAGGGCGGCTGGGTGCTCAACCAGCGCGACGGCACCACGCCCATGATCGCCTCGCTCACCTGCAACGACAAGCGCTCCCTGCTGCTGCGCCTGGAGACCGCCTCGTACGCCACCCACACCTCCAAACCGTTCAGCGGACAGGCGGTGATCCGGCTGGGCGAGGTGCTCGACCAGCTCGGGGGGTGGCGTGCCCACATCCGCCCGAACGCGCTGTCCCGGCAGTACTTCGCCGAACTGGCCGAAGCCACCACCGACCGGCCGTTCGCCGAGGCGCTCCGGGAGATGCTCGCCGCCCGCACGGAC from Streptomyces sp. NBC_01591 includes:
- a CDS encoding M20/M25/M40 family metallo-hydrolase, with amino-acid sequence MNDPWLTVPGEQPQGAATGTLAVCFAPTGAHGSTFASWRGLLPEDTTLAFVAPPGRGTRVDEEPVTDMAAYADAVAAGIRELLGGRRLVLIGVSLGALLAYETCRRLLDAGVPVARLCAVAGQCPGDFHGRGEDVTVEDARAFVAGTGLTDPELLADPEFEEVLLPPVIADLRLAAGYDGRRGAVPQVELRAVWATDDPHVPEVTVRRWAEWTRGECTLKSVEGGHYAHQENPAAVISACLDGLPGTRPSRRSVLGAGATAVASTVLGLGAVASASPAARADAPTGTGGVSFDGDPTDPVALAVAMIRQNTSNPGDGAVTLPLARMLQGIFRDAGVGTEIVPTPKDGNVHFFARVPGSGPATKKPLVLLGHSDVVPAIGDRWETDPFAAEIKDGKLYGRGSLDMKGVNAAFVAALLRHVREGAAFDRDIVFWSDCDEEQGPYGVRWFLTEHPGKVAAGAVVTEGGWVLNQRDGTTPMIASLTCNDKRSLLLRLETASYATHTSKPFSGQAVIRLGEVLDQLGGWRAHIRPNALSRQYFAELAEATTDRPFAEALREMLAARTDQRRDRAGEAVVRLSETPELHNAMLRTTLAFTSARSGYYPSIVPGTATAEFRAAFLPGADDPGRIVAELRSLIGNRATLSVVGNPGESEQQALDRLRGYLATPDSDYDTDVFRAWQSAVRRTHPGVRATACQFEAVTSAVPFREQNVPVYGMYPFTVNRDMLKRMHGTDEHIGVEALRRGTETVYQLLAGLRTRA